aatttcaatgcATCCCTTTCTGCTGTCACAGATTTTCCTGTCATTAGCCGTAGCATGCCACGCATGGTCCGTGCCCTTCTACCCCGTGCAAAGGGCCCCGATGAGGATGAGATACACCAGATACGCTCCACCACCGCCACCGAAACCTCACAGGATACCTAGTAAGTTATCTAGATTCACTAAATACCCCCGATGGAACGaataaaggataactcacgtcacgggccgtgtccgggccggagcttccggcgcatcgttttctatggaaagcatcacgtgatcacctgtcatgtcatagaaaagtatgcgccggatgctccggcccggacacggcccggtctaacgtgagtcatccttaataccgGTCCGTGtgtcaaatttaattttatatcgaAATCCGTATTGAGTATGTACTTTCGCATCCAtctaaacatacatatattattttgttcTATTGTAAAATGAAATGAGGCTTAAAACGAACTTCTAATAAGCCAAAAAGACACAAACGGATTCTGTAATACTTAGCATAACAGCCTTAGGGATTATTCATTTAATCTATCAGGCAGGGTATCAGGCAATTGATACAGAGGAAGATTAATTGCCACTaatcattcaatttatttactttttcccacgcaataattaataaatttccAATAGTTGAACTATTGTTATGGCCACAATTGCTTACCTCTaaatacagtaggtacattttcGCAGTTTTTATCAATTGAAAACGCCCTCAATTCCAATACGTGATGTCAGTTCCAGTTCACGAGACCACCGAAGAATACCAAAGGCCGAAGCGCGGTCACGACAGCGACTTCTACGGTCACGACCATGACCACGACCAGACCCGGGGTGTGACCGGGCCCGTCCACACTTTCGTGAAGACCGACAAGAATGCCAACTACAAGTGGGGGGTCAGACACCATGTTGGAAATAAATACGCTTCGTAATGTGGGGGAGTTTTGCTTtggtatttatttagtttttatgtttaatttaattgttgTTTTGGTTGTGGATTAAGAGTGTtaagtgttgttgtttgttttatttatcctgtatgtgaaaaaaaaaacatttattcaggTGAAATAACCCCTATTTTACAGACGTTGAATTTGTCAGTTGATATCTAACTACGTCTACTTACACGCGTTTAGGATTCAAACTATACTTGTTTATACGTATCAAAGTCAAGAAAATTAAATACCTCCAAGTATTTAAgttttagtaagtacctacaagtagTAAAGATATAATACCTATAACTGTACCTAtaactattgtttttttttataaatattataggacattttttacacaaattgactaagacccacggtaagctcaagaaggcgtgtgttgtgggtactcagacaacgatatatataatatataaatacttaaatacatagaaaacaaccatgactcaggaacaaatatctgtatcatcatacaaataaatgcccttaccaggattcgaacccgggaccatctgcttaataggcagggtcactatacccactaggccagaccggtcgtcagaattgtacattattaattttaaatttgacAAATTAACATTGTATTTAGTGTGCTAAAATTATATGAGTCCCATTGTAACCCTTCGGGGATTACTGAACCTCAAAAAGCACTCTCTATCTTTTTTTTCGTGATGTACGGTCGAGGAATTAGATTTCTGTCAATTCGTACGTTGTCATAGTGACAATAAGTAATATGAGACAccagcggctttcatattgattgccactgtgacaaagtacgaagtGGCACACTAAAAATTTTATTCCTTGACGTACTGGTGTACCCAATAGTTAACATACATGTTTCTTCCTTAATATTTGTATACAATGATTACCTATGGGAGTAGTCCTACGTGGGCGTATACAGAATGTGGCAAGTGTAACGTATAGGGTGTGGTTTCCGCGCCAGTGCACGGGTGTGACAACAAGTTGCAACACTTGAAACATGTGCTCAGTGAGTCGTTGCATTACTGTTCTAATAACTAGCATGTGTGACTTATCGCTGATAGTATGAAAGTTTTATTGCCTTTTTCGGCAAAACAGCAAAAagggaacccttatagtttcgccatgtccgtcgGTCTGTCACAGCAATGTTACTAGGTatatgcacagaataaataatagtactaggtacagaagactcactctctaacaaaacgcgtctgttacgatacgaggacagatatggccgctaggtggcgacagcgcgacgcgcggcttatgacaaaccccaaaattggggtcgaacggatgtacttttagctacctgtagcaaagcgacgaaatcgcggagtgagacatgCCTGGTATAAGTAACTATAATAGAAGTTTGCCCAGCAGTGTGACGATATGGGTTaacctttaccaggctgacatttcaaaaatgacaatcgaatgtcagtgttactcatcgaaaatagaacacatgtttgaagtgccgtatgtggaaAATCTATtacccttagcctggtaaagggttaataccTAATAATTAGGTATTATAAGCGTGGGACATGAATTGACATCATTCTAAAGAATCTTCTTTGAGAAGCCAATATTTAGATAATTCCTCCGACATTTTTGAAACGGGAAGGTCGCGTTAAGATCATTTTAAGCACCTCGCCTGTTTATCGACTTCCGTTCGACATTCCCCATcagatatcggagcggccaaagtagtcaaaaacatctgaacacgcactataTGTTTAGAGGCTTTGTTCGGATATgtgtgaacacctcggccgctcggatatatctgatggcggctgCACGTGGTTGCAATGAACTAGTGGCATTAGCGTAGGATCCGGCTGTTGATTAACGTGTTTTAAGcatttataaggcagagggaatatatttcccacctgattttggactttatttcaaagtgatacagttcaattttgcataattccttatgccttataaagggttaatgcCAAATGTACAAGTCATGcgtattacgctacgtcttacgtaggcgaacaacgcgcgaacgcggcgcggcgcggcgcggcgaaatcaatcctttgatgcccatagaagtgtcctacgtaagcgatctcgttgcgaacgcggtgcggcgcgatttgcacgcgaatgtcaggcggcgcggcgcggcgcggcgcggcggcggccgctttcgccgcgccgcgccgcgccgcgttcgcgcgttgttcgcctacgtaagacgtagcgttacataATTAATGGTTTCTTGTATGCATCGGAGCAATGCATCGTGTTGCTAACTGCTAACTGAACTTAagatctgaggggctaccgcgaaaaccgaaattcgcaaattgcggggatctttctcttttactccaatgaaggcgtaattagagtgacagagaaaaatgcccgcaatttgcgaacttcgattttcgcggttatagcgcTGGTtgcccagttgcaccaaccacatttaacagactgattaacgtcaCTCAGCTGTgaagtatgaaatttcccatacaaaaaaaaattgcgaaCGCTTTAAAGACGGTTTGGTGGAACCGACCCTAATACTGCTTATActtaaggggctattcataaattacgtcatttcaaattaggagggggtggtctggacatcggatgatggtagcatgacgtaggaggaaacggggtcattcaaagcatgatttttggatgaattaagggggagggggggcaaaaatcgtcaaaaatcgatgacgtaatttatggacagcccctaagctTAAAATGTAGCATTCggcctgagggcctaccacgaaAAATGATAATCGAATTTCGTtctctgcctctctatcgctcttgcagataaagaaatatcgattttcgtttttcgcggtaggaAGTAGGCACTGCTAATCATaattatgagggaacagatgaacatacatacatacatacccacatacataccagtcaaaatcataaccctccttttgcgttgccgtagtcgggtaattagGTTATTGTATGACTTAACCCATTGGACGTCAAGTTTGAAATAACGATCATTGGACAAGTCAAGGGCATATATATTTTTCGGTTTACCTATACATTGAAAATTGTAGTCCAAAAATGTGACGGAATAGTGTACTGTATGGCAAAGTACAGCATTCatcaatataattaataaataattattttggggaTAATACCCTTACTTGAATActtagaaaacatccataactcagcaATAAATTTAAGTAAGCATCCGGGATTCAAATCTAAAATGGCTCTGGATTTTTTAACCTGTTTTCTAGATAGCAGTATTAGTGTGGCAGAGACGTCAAAAACGACACAACAAAAAGAATTTTGACCTACTCCTAACGCCCACCCTCGTTATCTCGGTGAAAGGACATTATTTCATAAGTGCTCCCAAATCGTTAGGTCACCGAGCCTTGCTCGACATTTTGTGACCGGTTGCGATTGTGTCAGAATAGCCCTGTACGCACTTaggcatttttacttttagcaatatagttacgtgatttaataaattaataacctcctcctttttttgaagtcggttgaaaatgtttaaaagcaCAGATTAGGGGCCGTTCAAGTATTACGTAAGCactgtggggggggggggatttctttgttttgcttattttgGATGACATGGGGGGTAGGGGAGTCTAGATGATGATTACGTCATCGGTAgttatttacttttttacaCGAATGGCAACCCTCACATTATCTATGCTTGAAAACGAAACGCTTTTTCGGGGATTCCCGCAAATAATGCATACGTTCAGGCACTCGCTTTAGAACCGAGTAGGGGAATTACCGCGCGCTATTCACTTGTCTTAATTTCCTCTGTCACTTCTGTCAGTGTATTGTTTCGTTTGGATACTATAGCGAGTAGACGTAATTGTAAGCATAGCAAAGCAAGTTAACATTTGTGTTACCGTTAATTCCATTAGccaaagtttaatgtttatataAGATGTCGTTTCAAATAGACAAATCCAAGTTATACCtaccaaaaattgtttgaaagtttaaaaaaaattcatacAAGTACGAAAGTATGAAATGTACAAAAGTTAGTTAACGAAGTGTGGCGAAATTATAAATTACAAGCAAAGTCCGACAAGGAACTAGATATGTATTATTGTATCTAAGAgaaaaattatacaaaatatagaaaaaataatgaatgaaaaatatataatatagaaaaattataattataacattatatttataatataaaaaaaaatacatttataattgaaaaacgtttACGTAAGCATGGGGGGAGGGGGTAAGAGCTTTGCTTACTTTTGCTGACAAGGGGGATGGGGggtaaataattgtaataaatctGCTTACGTAATATTTGAATGGCCCCTTACCAGTTTGCCAGATGAAATCAGCCTGTCACTTAATCCCAAAAGATGTTCCAAAGAACTGACAggctaaggcactggtcccaccgcgagctagtaagctatgagctatcggctataaacacgaacaaaagataagcactcccgtgtaaataaaagagacacggcgatatttatagttactcgcccagcggtgagctatgaatatcgccgtgtctcttttatttacacgggagtgcttatcttttgttcgtgtttatagccgatagctcatagcttactagctcgcggtgggaccagtgcctaatatcgtccggcgaactggtaatctgtgggccccttaagattaACAAAATGCTCCTTGAaagtgttatggctcctctacacgatgggccagcgccggccactccaagggacgcagccgtgcagtagaatgagatagcaatatcacttgctccctctaacgcataaatgtgtcccttggagtggccgtcgttggcccatcgtgtagaggagctattatATCAGTTAACATTTAAAGTGAACTGGGATAAGTTCAAACGAGGAATCACTTTGTAAATGTCTGCTCTACTTAAGACGAAGCAAGCACTTAAgtatttaaaggggcccactgattactaatacggctaccatcagtttggcattgacataaacgctatcgtgaacgtaatttaaatttactttctatgcatctcgctcgtactgacatattagtgcgaaagagatataaagaaagtaaattacgttcacgatagcgtttatgtcaataccaaactgatggtagccataCCGTCCGCCAGACGATATCAACCTGTCAGTTgatcggaactgtcaccttttgggTTTAACTGGCAgcctgatatcgtccggtggactggtaatctgtgggcccctttacagtaGAAAGTGTCTTCATGTTTAGAAGCTAGATATTtccaattttcaaaattacctgaAGTTATAACGTTTACTTTTGTTTCCTTTTAATTACCGTTTTCAAATAGCTACGCTAATTTAAGTTCTACGCGCTTCATTAGGTAACATTTGCTCAACTATTTCATAAGGAAAACGTTAATCACAACAATTAATGTTTTCCTTACCAAATAGCTAttataatgttttaaaattaatacccatgtatttataatactttttatatttccgatCAAACTTATGAAATCATAAAATGAAAAACTTTATAtcataggaaaaagacagtagaacgacaaataaataacttatgaactaaatacatctatgtataaataatactaaattaaaactaacaaccctaaatgtatctaaaataaaacaaagaatataaaaactactcaa
The sequence above is drawn from the Cydia fagiglandana chromosome 7, ilCydFagi1.1, whole genome shotgun sequence genome and encodes:
- the LOC134666274 gene encoding uncharacterized protein LOC134666274, which encodes MSRTVLIFLSLAVACHAWSVPFYPVQRAPMRMRYTRYAPPPPPKPHRIPIPVHETTEEYQRPKRGHDSDFYGHDHDHDQTRGVTGPVHTFVKTDKNANYKWGVRHHVGNKYAS